Part of the Aquimarina sp. MAR_2010_214 genome is shown below.
ATCAAAATAATGAGCTGTCCAAAAATGGCTGAATTCATCATTTTTGAAGCTCCAGAAGATGTAATTTCATCTTTAGGTGTTGTTGTTCAACTTTCGAACAAGCGTTAATTTCATCTTTCTTTTGTGTAATTCGAAAGGCAATAAACTCTACTATAATGACGGCACCGTCTATTATGATTCCAAAATCTATAGCTCCTAGACTCATCAAATTGCATCCACCCCAAAGATGTACATTAAAGATAATGCAAAAAGCAAACACAATGGAATAACCGATGCTACTACTAGTCCAGAGCGAAAATTCCCTAATAGTAAGACAACTACAAAAATTACAATCAAACATCCAAGAATTAAGTTCTCAGAACGGTAAAAGTTGTTTTAGCGATCAGTTCACTTCGATCAAGAAAGGCATTGATATAAACTCCTTCTGGTAATGATTTAGAGATTTCTGCAACCCGCTTTTTTACAGCTTCAATTAACTTTTTTGGAATTTGCATCTTTAAGCATCATAACTTGTCCCAAGACTTTTTCCCCTTCACCATTACCCGTTATTGCTCCAAAGCGAGTAGCGCTTCCGAAACCTACTTTTGCAACATCTTTAATATAGACTGGTAAACCATCTTCATTTTTGACAACGATATTATTGATGTCGCTCAAAGAGGAAACAAGACCTTCTCCACGAATAAAAAAATGCTTGATTAACTTTCTCGATATAACCACCACCTGAAACACTATTATTCATTTCTAATGCCTTAAAAATATCATGCACTGTGATATTCATTGCATTAAGTTTTTCGGTATTAATAGCAACTTCATATTGTTTTAAGAAACCACCCCAGGTATTAACTTCAACGACACCGGGAATACCAGAGAGTTGCCGTTTTACTATCCAATCTTGTATTGTTCTTAACTCTTCTGCATTGTACTTATCCTTGAACTCTGGTCGTACATCAAGAATGTATTGAAAGATTTCTCCTAATCCTGTGGTAATAGGTCCCATCTCTGGTGTCCCAAAGTTTTCAGGAATTTTTTCTGATGCAGATTTTATTTTTTCGGCGATAAGTTGTCTTGGCAAAAAGGTTCCCATATCATCTTCAAAAACAATGGTCACTACCGATAATCCAAATTTTGAAACAGAACGAATCTCTACAACACCAGGTAAATTTGCCATTTCTAATTCTACAGGATAGGTAATAAATTGCTCCATGTCTTGTGTAGAAAGATTACGTGATGTTGTAATCACTTGTACCTGATTATTCGTGACATCAGGGACAGCACCAATAGGAATTTGAGATAAGGAGTACAATCCAAATCCTATAATAAATGTTGTAAATAAAAGAACAATAAATTTATTCCTAATACTAAAATTGATAATATATGATAACATAACTCATAATAATATAAATAAGATTACATCAGCGTATATGCACTGATGTCTAAATAGATAAAACTTATAAAATGAATTATGCTTGCCGTGGTGGCTGAAAGATTCCTGACAGATGACAATTATAGTCAGGGGATTGGTAGAAAAAAGTAGTAGAAGAGTTCTTCTGCTCTTCTATTTTATTCTGATCATTCTTATTGTCATTGATGATTAAGGCCAAAAAAGAATTTGTTGATCCTTGATGTTGAAATGGAAGTTGCTCATGCTCTTCTTTCTCTTCTTGATGCTCCTTATGATGTACTTGTTTTAGCTCTCCATAATGCTTAGAAATGAACACAACAAAATTATCACCATACTCATCTGCATGAAATTTGGCATGCTCCATTAACTCATCTAATTGTACAATATCATTTACACCGACATTGAAACTTTGAGTTAATACTAAACCCGAGATTACTATAGATATTAACTTTGCGATCATCTTGTATATGATAAAGATAACTCATTTTAAGGAAAGTTAATTGATTTGTAGTTAATTCGAAACTGATCTAAATTAAGAAAGAAAAAATCTCCTCTTTTAGATGAACCAGGATATTTGTATAAATGCAATAATTGAGATTGATCTCCATTTTTTTAGAAAAAAAAGCCTCACATTTATATGAATTTTTTCTTTGTGGCGAGAACAGAACTCGAATACTGAATCAACTCTAGCATAGGCTCTGTGGCCTTCGGGTTATGAGAATGATTCACAGATCACTCAACCAACTACTTATAAGTGTTATACAAATTTTAAAGTCAACAAAACACCACAAATAACAATATTTCACTATACCTTTATTATCACATCATCATCCACAGTTTCATTAACTCTTTTATCTTTTTTGAAATAATTTAAAAGATTAAAATTTGCATTTTTATTAACAAGTACCTCTTTTAGTGATTGCTCTTTTTCTTTTTTGATCAAATAAAAATCGTCCTGATGAAACTTATAAATATACTCTTTAGCAACATATTTATATGAATTCCATTCTTTTTTATTTTACAGTTATGATTACTCATCGACCACTTTTGAAAATTTGTGCTTTTGAAAAAATGAAATACTGTTGATTCTAAATCATAATGATGACGATTAATTCCATGAGTTAATCTCAT
Proteins encoded:
- a CDS encoding efflux RND transporter permease subunit, whose translation is MLSYIINFSIRNKFIVLLFTTFIIGFGLYSLSQIPIGAVPDVTNNQVQVITTSRNLSTQDMEQFITYPVELEMANLPGVVEIRSVSKFGLSVVTIVFEDDMGTFLPRQLIAEKIKSASEKIPENFGTPEMGPITTGLGEIFQYILDVRPEFKDKYNAEELRTIQDWIVKRQLSGIPGVVEVNTWGGFLKQYEVAINTEKLNAMNITVHDIFKALEMNNSVSGGGYIEKVNQAFFYSWRRSCFLFERHQ